In Zhaonella formicivorans, one DNA window encodes the following:
- the tig gene encoding trigger factor, translating to MKSNVEKIERNRVVLQVEVETGELEKGIHQAYKKLVKKVNIPGFRKGKAPRKILENYIGKEYLLSEAADIILPNAYYDAVQENALEPIDQPEVEVVQLEDGQPFIFKATVDVKPEVKLGEYKGLEVKKKAYEVKEEDVQKFLENLQQRYAKLVNKENGNAEKGDIALIDFEGFIDGEAFPGGKGENYSLEIGSGTFIPGFEDQLIGMAAEEEKEINVTFPEDYHQEDLAGKPATFKVKIKGIKTKELSPIDDEFAKDVSEFETLEELKNDTRNKLKETAENRSQDEIRTELINKVVESSEVEIPNIMIERRIASFVNDFANRVQQQGLSFEKYLELSGLSLDQLKENYRAQAEKSVKTDLVLEAVAKKENIDVSEEELDKEVEQIAKVYRQDPKAFKAYLASQGTLDSLKQSIILDKAVDLLVEEAKIEVVPADAEEAQEERESN from the coding sequence ATGAAGTCAAACGTGGAAAAGATAGAGAGGAACCGGGTGGTGTTACAAGTAGAGGTAGAAACTGGAGAGCTGGAAAAGGGTATCCACCAAGCGTATAAAAAGCTGGTTAAAAAGGTGAATATACCTGGATTTAGGAAAGGTAAAGCACCACGCAAAATACTGGAAAATTACATAGGCAAGGAATACCTGTTAAGTGAAGCTGCAGATATTATTCTACCCAATGCCTACTATGACGCGGTCCAGGAGAATGCACTTGAACCCATAGATCAGCCTGAAGTGGAAGTTGTTCAGCTGGAAGATGGCCAGCCTTTCATTTTTAAGGCAACTGTGGATGTCAAACCGGAAGTTAAATTAGGCGAATATAAAGGTTTGGAAGTCAAGAAAAAGGCCTACGAAGTAAAAGAAGAAGATGTGCAAAAATTTCTGGAAAACCTGCAGCAAAGGTATGCCAAACTGGTCAACAAAGAAAACGGAAATGCGGAGAAGGGAGATATCGCCCTTATCGATTTTGAAGGTTTTATAGACGGGGAGGCTTTTCCGGGTGGTAAAGGGGAAAATTATTCCCTGGAAATTGGTTCGGGAACTTTTATCCCCGGTTTCGAAGACCAGCTAATCGGTATGGCAGCAGAGGAAGAAAAAGAAATCAATGTAACATTCCCGGAAGATTATCACCAAGAAGATTTGGCAGGCAAGCCGGCAACTTTTAAAGTTAAAATTAAGGGGATCAAAACTAAGGAGCTGTCTCCCATTGATGACGAATTCGCCAAAGATGTCAGCGAGTTTGAGACCCTGGAGGAATTAAAGAATGACACACGGAATAAACTGAAAGAAACAGCAGAAAACAGGAGCCAGGACGAGATACGCACGGAGCTCATCAATAAAGTTGTTGAAAGCTCTGAGGTAGAAATTCCAAATATAATGATCGAGCGGAGAATTGCAAGTTTCGTCAATGATTTTGCCAACAGGGTGCAGCAGCAAGGCTTAAGTTTCGAAAAGTATCTGGAGTTATCCGGGCTAAGCCTGGATCAGCTCAAGGAGAATTATAGAGCCCAGGCAGAAAAAAGTGTGAAGACAGATCTTGTGCTTGAGGCGGTTGCTAAGAAGGAAAACATCGACGTAAGCGAAGAAGAGCTGGATAAAGAAGTAGAACAGATTGCTAAAGTGTACAGGCAAGATCCTAAGGCTTTTAAGGCTTACTTAGCTTCTCAAGGAACCTTGGATTCTCTGAAACAAAGTATAATATTGGATAAGGCAGTTGACCTGCTGGTAGAAGAAGCAAAAATAGAAGTTGTTCCGGCAGATGCCGAGGAAGCTCAGGAAGAAAGAGAGAGTAATTAA
- a CDS encoding XTP/dITP diphosphatase has protein sequence MHKIVIATRNRGKLAEFSRLLDDLPVEIFSLDEFEDIPEIEETGATFQENAAVKARTVADLTGLIAVADDSGLEVDALNGAPGVYSARFAGEKSSDADNNAKLLKLLQGIPLPKRTARFRSVIAVALPGGECYFAEGKCEGLIGLEPSGANGFGYDPLFFLPSQKLTFAQLSVEEKNKISHRAKAVQGAKRILEQLLAKKNNR, from the coding sequence ATGCATAAAATTGTAATTGCCACGAGAAACAGGGGGAAATTAGCGGAGTTTAGTAGGCTCCTGGATGACCTGCCTGTTGAAATTTTTTCCCTTGATGAATTTGAGGATATTCCCGAGATCGAGGAAACAGGCGCTACTTTTCAGGAAAATGCCGCTGTGAAAGCCCGTACGGTAGCTGATTTGACCGGACTAATAGCAGTTGCCGATGATTCAGGTCTCGAAGTTGATGCTTTAAACGGCGCTCCAGGAGTATATTCGGCTCGTTTTGCCGGAGAAAAAAGCAGCGATGCCGATAATAACGCTAAACTCTTAAAATTGCTGCAGGGCATACCTCTTCCTAAAAGGACGGCCCGCTTTCGTTCTGTTATTGCTGTTGCTTTACCCGGGGGAGAATGTTATTTTGCTGAAGGAAAATGTGAAGGCTTGATCGGCTTGGAACCCAGTGGAGCAAATGGTTTTGGGTATGATCCCTTATTCTTCCTGCCTTCCCAAAAGCTTACTTTTGCCCAATTATCTGTGGAAGAAAAAAATAAAATCAGCCATCGGGCAAAAGCAGTTCAAGGGGCAAAAAGGATTTTAGAGCAACTGCTTGCCAAGAAAAATAACCGGTAA
- the rph gene encoding ribonuclease PH translates to MERIDGRALDALRPVQITRNYLQYAEGSCLITVGNTKVICSASVEEKVPLFLKGENQGWVTAEYAMLPRATQIRTAREISKGKVSGRSQEIQRLIGRALRSVVDLKALGERTIWIDCDVIQADGGTRTAAITGSFVALFDALQGLVEQQLVNELPITDFLAATSVGKVNGKLLLDLCYLEDSQAEVDMNVVMTAQGKIIEIQGTAEKQPFSRAELEQLLSLAEKGIRELITLQRKTLTGNLEKVHHA, encoded by the coding sequence ATGGAGAGAATAGATGGCAGGGCTCTTGATGCTTTAAGGCCGGTTCAAATTACCCGCAATTATTTACAGTATGCTGAGGGCTCTTGTTTAATCACTGTAGGCAATACAAAAGTGATTTGTTCAGCTTCTGTGGAAGAAAAAGTTCCGCTTTTTTTAAAGGGTGAAAACCAGGGCTGGGTCACCGCCGAATATGCCATGCTTCCCAGGGCTACCCAGATCCGAACCGCAAGAGAAATAAGCAAAGGGAAGGTAAGCGGACGCAGCCAGGAAATACAACGCCTGATTGGCAGGGCGCTCCGTTCCGTAGTGGACCTAAAAGCATTGGGAGAAAGAACAATTTGGATCGATTGTGATGTAATTCAGGCCGACGGCGGTACCCGTACGGCGGCTATTACAGGTTCTTTTGTAGCTCTGTTTGATGCATTGCAGGGATTGGTTGAACAACAACTCGTGAATGAGCTTCCCATAACTGATTTTTTAGCGGCAACAAGTGTAGGCAAAGTCAATGGTAAATTGCTGCTGGACCTCTGCTATCTTGAAGATTCGCAGGCAGAAGTGGATATGAATGTGGTGATGACAGCCCAAGGAAAAATAATTGAGATCCAAGGGACGGCAGAAAAGCAGCCATTCAGCAGGGCTGAATTGGAGCAACTGCTCAGCTTAGCTGAAAAGGGTATTAGGGAGTTAATCACGCTGCAGCGTAAAACTTTAACCGGTAATTTGGAGAAGGTGCATCATGCATAA
- the murI gene encoding glutamate racemase, with the protein MVVVGLFDSGVGGLTVARQVFQQLPAAHIIYYGDTARVPYGGKPVEELVYLADVITGFLIEQGAEVVIDACNSTSAVALEYLQTKYDVHVIGVIEPGVQAALNATKNGKIGLIATEATVKSGVHRRKLMEFAPKTTLFAQACPLFVPLIEAGEIDSPRVKAIAEEYLQPLQEAGIDTLILGCTHYPFLAPVLAEILGGEVQLVDPAVETVHRLLDVVPTPSGDGSNAEGKHLYYVSGDPGQFAKVGSMLLPGYTIDKVEKLVVG; encoded by the coding sequence ATGGTGGTTGTTGGTCTTTTTGATTCCGGAGTTGGAGGGCTAACGGTAGCCAGGCAGGTTTTTCAGCAGCTGCCGGCGGCGCATATTATTTACTATGGTGATACAGCCAGGGTTCCCTACGGCGGCAAACCGGTGGAAGAGCTTGTGTACCTGGCTGATGTCATAACCGGTTTTTTAATTGAACAAGGTGCAGAGGTAGTAATAGATGCCTGCAACAGCACTTCGGCAGTTGCTTTGGAATATTTACAAACAAAGTATGATGTCCACGTTATCGGGGTGATTGAGCCCGGTGTGCAAGCGGCTTTAAATGCAACCAAAAATGGAAAAATAGGTCTGATTGCCACTGAGGCGACAGTAAAGAGCGGTGTGCATAGGCGAAAACTAATGGAATTTGCTCCGAAGACAACACTTTTTGCCCAGGCCTGCCCGCTCTTCGTTCCCCTGATTGAAGCAGGCGAAATAGACAGCCCCAGGGTTAAAGCTATAGCCGAAGAATATTTGCAGCCACTGCAGGAGGCGGGTATAGACACGTTAATTTTGGGCTGTACCCACTATCCATTTTTGGCACCGGTGCTGGCGGAGATTCTGGGCGGAGAAGTTCAGCTTGTTGATCCTGCGGTAGAGACGGTTCACCGGCTGCTGGATGTTGTTCCAACTCCTAGTGGTGATGGCAGCAATGCGGAGGGAAAACATCTGTATTATGTAAGCGGCGACCCGGGTCAGTTTGCAAAAGTTGGCAGCATGCTTTTGCCCGGTTATACTATAGACAAGGTGGAAAAACTAGTGGTCGGGTAA
- a CDS encoding N-acetylmuramoyl-L-alanine amidase, with amino-acid sequence MLLSILALAVPFQAQAAAVKYVAVTVDGKRVNFDVKPFIDGQNRTIVPIRFIGEEMGYGFGWDENAKEVIVNGNGVFIKLWIGKKEALVNGQKVVLDTTAVLQNGRAMVPLRFILENMGASVQYDSKANVVNVVKKQPETVSEPISDVTEIVQINSPLVNLRSGPGTQYETLKQAKQGDKFLVTSIQGDWYEVAIEGGKKAWVIKKAVEPVDLSKAGKDDSENSADKQLHGKVAVISASIVNVRSGPGTSYSVVSKVTKGDSFDVLAQNGDWYQVALSDNTTGWVAGSLVTLRFTGNLADRSPEPGEGRPDPAVPETPGPKELVNISEIKVDTSGEEITFTVKGDKKLSYSTFNLDNPRRMVFDFFDSILNSNESGSETITVEKGLVKAIRAAQYTSNQVRVVLDLSGPAGVSLLSSEDNDSKLTFKIGKPSLVGKTIVVDPGHASIQPGGWSDPGAVGPTKLYEKDVVLDIALKVAEKLKAKGAKVILTRTGDTTLTLAGRAEVANSNNADLFVSIHTNANPNRAIGGTATYYYSGIDGQGEVRKKLALAVQKELVNALGRRDIGILEERFAVLRYTKVPSILVETAFISNYEEEKLLADPEFRTKAADGIANGIERYFLD; translated from the coding sequence TTGCTGCTCAGCATACTTGCTTTGGCTGTGCCTTTTCAGGCACAGGCTGCTGCGGTAAAGTATGTGGCGGTAACTGTCGATGGCAAAAGGGTAAATTTCGACGTCAAGCCTTTTATCGATGGCCAAAACCGGACTATAGTCCCCATTCGGTTTATTGGGGAGGAGATGGGGTATGGTTTTGGTTGGGATGAAAACGCTAAGGAAGTTATTGTAAACGGCAATGGCGTTTTTATTAAACTATGGATTGGTAAAAAAGAGGCACTTGTAAATGGGCAAAAAGTCGTGCTGGATACGACCGCTGTGCTGCAAAACGGTCGGGCAATGGTGCCGCTGCGCTTTATTTTGGAAAATATGGGTGCCAGCGTGCAATACGACAGCAAAGCTAATGTTGTCAACGTGGTAAAAAAGCAGCCGGAAACGGTTTCTGAACCAATCTCCGATGTGACGGAGATAGTTCAAATCAACTCTCCGCTAGTTAACCTGCGCAGCGGACCGGGAACTCAGTATGAAACGCTGAAACAGGCTAAGCAGGGAGATAAGTTTCTGGTTACAAGCATTCAGGGTGACTGGTACGAAGTTGCCATTGAAGGAGGCAAAAAGGCTTGGGTAATTAAAAAAGCGGTAGAACCAGTCGATCTATCAAAAGCTGGGAAGGACGACTCTGAAAATAGTGCTGATAAGCAATTACACGGTAAAGTGGCAGTTATTTCCGCTTCTATTGTCAATGTCCGCAGCGGGCCCGGAACTAGCTACTCTGTAGTTTCCAAAGTTACCAAAGGAGACTCCTTTGATGTGCTGGCCCAAAACGGTGACTGGTACCAAGTTGCACTGTCAGACAATACTACCGGTTGGGTTGCAGGTTCGCTGGTTACACTGCGTTTCACAGGTAACTTGGCTGACAGGAGTCCGGAACCGGGGGAGGGGAGACCGGACCCGGCGGTTCCAGAAACCCCTGGACCGAAGGAACTTGTTAATATCTCAGAGATTAAGGTGGATACCAGCGGTGAAGAAATTACTTTCACAGTAAAGGGCGATAAAAAATTAAGTTATTCCACCTTTAATTTGGACAACCCCAGGAGGATGGTTTTTGATTTCTTTGACAGCATCCTGAACAGCAATGAAAGTGGTTCAGAAACCATCACGGTGGAGAAAGGTTTAGTAAAAGCCATCAGGGCGGCACAGTACACATCCAATCAGGTCCGGGTGGTACTTGATCTCTCAGGTCCGGCGGGAGTGAGCCTGCTTTCTTCGGAGGACAATGATTCCAAACTCACCTTTAAGATAGGTAAACCCAGTCTAGTAGGCAAAACCATAGTTGTAGACCCTGGTCACGCCAGTATTCAACCTGGCGGCTGGTCCGATCCTGGAGCGGTAGGGCCCACAAAGCTCTATGAAAAAGATGTGGTGTTGGATATAGCTCTCAAGGTAGCTGAAAAACTCAAGGCCAAGGGAGCCAAGGTAATTTTGACCAGGACAGGCGATACCACCTTGACTTTAGCCGGGAGGGCCGAGGTTGCTAACAGCAACAATGCGGACCTTTTTGTGAGCATTCACACTAACGCTAACCCCAACAGGGCTATTGGCGGCACTGCAACATATTACTATAGCGGTATTGACGGTCAAGGGGAGGTACGTAAAAAACTGGCTTTAGCTGTACAGAAGGAACTGGTTAATGCTTTGGGTCGCAGGGATATTGGTATTCTGGAAGAGCGGTTTGCAGTTTTACGCTATACAAAAGTGCCCTCTATTCTGGTGGAGACTGCTTTTATCTCGAACTATGAAGAGGAAAAACTCCTGGCCGATCCGGAGTTTCGGACTAAAGCTGCCGACGGCATAGCTAACGGTATAGAACGTTATTTTCTGGATTAG